The Daucus carota subsp. sativus chromosome 7, DH1 v3.0, whole genome shotgun sequence genome window below encodes:
- the LOC108193669 gene encoding rust resistance kinase Lr10, with protein MAIVHVIKLLVFVCCFMSKHGVATLEHDKCSVTWCRRGGTEIRFPFHRINHEKDKQLRSKYCGVPGFQLSCSTSDRSNNFPVLKFEYQVNTSLPGIHLSFSVEAYVDSIDYKSQQLHFFTKSNNITQHYGYYLPNSPFKHLKLREFPVDDPRYLTDYTFYRCSATISDIGTIDHIIEEVPSLSGHDYQVYVVYSHFRTVEALLTWCTKLYNVSRTPFFGGGLSWSWPNCRHCEGKDQYCKFKANSSTNTECFPVPKGPSSHRLLETGKVGGILVLSFMLVAFCYAIYLYKQKKNYQQKIEVFLEDYKALKPTRYSYADIKKISNHFKVKLGEGGYGSVFKGQLSNDVPVAVKILNDKADAKGSGADFINEVSTIGLIHHVNVVRLVGYCADGCRRALVYEFLPNNSLENYVYSKENRRNGFLGWQKMEEIALGIAKGIEYLHQGCAQRILHFDIKPHNILLDQNFNPKIADFGLAKLCSKGQSIVSMTMARGTVGYIAPEVFSRNFGKVSSKSDVYSFGMLLLEMVGARNHTLTETENTSEVYFPEWIFRQLEQETETRSQIEEDGKSKIERKLKIVGLCCVNWHPADRPSMKHVIQMLEAEDCPAMPPNPFSSTSSRNAFSAASARPFANELEVISESE; from the exons atggctatTGTTCATGTAATAAAGCTGCTTGTATTCGTATGTTGTTTCATGAGTAAACATGGTGTTGCAACACTTGAACATGACAAATGCAGTGTGACATGGTGCCGGAGGGGAGGAACCGAAATTCGGTTCCCTTTCCACCGTATCAATCACGAAAAAGATAAGCAACTCCGGTCCAAATACTGCGGCGTTCCTGGCTTTCAACTCTCTTGCAGTACCTCTGATCGTTCTAACAATTTCCCCGTACTCAAATTTGAATACCAGGTCAACACCTCTCTCCCGGGAATCCATCTCTCGTTTTCTGTTGAGGCCTATGTCGATTCCATCGACTACAAATCACAGCAACTCCACTTTTTTACCAAGTCGAACAATATCACACAACACTATGGCTACTACCTTCCTAATTCTCCTTTTAAACATTTGAAGTTGAGGGAATTTCCAGTTGATGATCCCCGGTACTTAACAGACTATACCTTCTACAGATGTTCAGCGACGATAAGTGACATAGGCACAATTGATCATATTATTGAAGAAGTCCCTTCTCTAAGTGGTCATGATTATCAAGTCTATGTGGTCTATTCTCACTTTAGAACCGTAGAAGCGCTTCTAACATGGTGCACCAAGTTGTACAATGTTTCACGGACCCCGTTCTTCGGGGGAGGATTGTCTTGGTCTTGGCCTAATTGTAGACATTGTGAAGGCAAAGATCAGTACTGCAAATTCAAAGCAAACAGCTCTACTAATACAGAGTGCTTCCCCGTACCCAAAG GTCCTTCATCGCATAGACTTCTGGAAACAG GTAAAGTTGGAGGGATCTTAGTCCTCTCATTTATGCTTGTGGCTTTTTGTTATGCGATATACTTgtataaacaaaagaaaaattaccAGCAGAAGATTGAAGTGTTTTTGGAGGATTACAAAGCTCTTAAGCCCACAAGGTACTCTTATGCTGACATAAAAAAGATAAGCAATCATTTTAAAGTCAAATTAGGGGAAGGAGGTTATGGTTCAGTGTTCAAGGGACAGCTCTCAAACGACGTTCCAGTTGCAGTTAAGATCTTAAATGACAAGGCTGATGCGAAAGGAAGTGGAGCAGATTTTATAAACGAAGTTAGCACTATAGGCTTAATCCACCATGTGAATGTGGTTCGCTTGGTTGGATATTGTGCTGATGGTTGTAGGCGAGCTCTTGTTTATGAGTTTCTCCCAAACAATTCCCTGGAAAATTATGTCTATTCTAAAGAGAATCGTAGAAACGGCTTCCTTGGTTGGCAAAAGATGGAAGAAATTGCTTTAGGGATCGCCAAAGGAATTGAGTATCTTCACCAAGGGTGCGCCCAACGAATCCTCCACTTTGATATCAAGCCCCATAACATCTTGTTGGACCAAAATTTTAATCCTAAAATCGCTGATTTTGGTTTAGCAAAATTGTGTAGCAAAGGCCAAAGCATAGTCTCCATGACAATGGCTAGAGGGACAGTAGGCTATATTGCACCAGAAGTTTTCTCTAGGAATTTCGGAAAGGTATCATCCAAGTCAGATGTTTATAGCTTCGGGATGTTGTTGCTTGAAATGGTTGGAGCAAGGAATCATACTTTAACAGAAACAGAAAACACAAGCGAAGTATATTTTCCTGAGTGGATTTTTCGTCAGCTTGAGCAGGAAACGGAGACCAGGAGTCAGATTGAGGAAGACGGTAAGAGCAAGATAGAaaggaagctaaaaattgtgGGACTTTGTTGCGTGAATTGGCATCCAGCAGACAGACCTTCAATGAAACATGTGATCCAAATGCTCGAAGCTGAAGACTGCCCCGCCATGCCTCCAAATCCATTTAGCTCAACAAGTTCGAGAAATGCATTCTCAGCAGCTTCTGCTAGGCCATTCGCCAACGAGCTTGAAGTTATTTCAGAATCAGAGTGA